CCACACCTGCTTCTGCACCACGGTGGAGGACGTCACGGACCTGAAGGGCGAGCACTCGGAGCGTTGGCAGAGCTGGGATTCCTGCTTCACCCTCGACTTCTCCTACACCCACGGGGCGGGGCCGCAGCGGGCCTCGACCCGCTCGCGCTACCGGCAGTGGCTTAGTCACAAGCTCGCCACTTGGATCGACCAGTTCGGAAGTTCCGGCTGCGTCGGTTGCGGGCGTTGCATCACCTGGTGTCCGGTGGGCATCGACCTGACGGAGGAAGTCGCGGCCTTGAGGAAGCCCTCGCCATGACCGCCCTCATCCCCCAGCCCGCCGAGATCGTCGAGAAGCGCCGCGAGGCCGAGGGGATCTACACGGTCCGCGTCCGGCTCGCCGCCGCCGAGACGCGGCGCGCCTATCGTTTTCAACCGGGACAATTCAACATGCTCTACGCCTTCGGCGCGGGGGACGTGCCGATGTC
The Deltaproteobacteria bacterium PRO3 DNA segment above includes these coding regions:
- a CDS encoding sulfite reductase subunit A — its product is HTCFCTTVEDVTDLKGEHSERWQSWDSCFTLDFSYTHGAGPQRASTRSRYRQWLSHKLATWIDQFGSSGCVGCGRCITWCPVGIDLTEEVAALRKPSP